The Cydia pomonella isolate Wapato2018A chromosome 9, ilCydPomo1, whole genome shotgun sequence sequence CACATAAAATTCGGCCGGATACCCCGGCCGTCTACTTACATACGACTTGGCGGAAATTGTTCCCGCTCGAGAGAATTGACAAAGAATAATGAATCCTTCTGACAAGGTTTTCGTATATAGTCCTATTAACCTAGTAGTCTCTACGTTAACTTAGAGTTTCAAGAACGAAACTTACTCTAGAAATGCTGATAAGCTGAGGTTCCATCGATCGACGTGTGTGCAGCTCACTGCGCCGCGTAAGTTGACGGGTCTGGGCCGAGAGTCGAATCGGCTGTCGTCGTAGACTCTTCAGATGACAAAGCGCCCTCTGTGATCACAACTGGAGAAGGAGTCGTCTCCCCAGAAGATGTCACCACATATGTCGAAGCAGTCGCAATAGTCTGTTCAGTTGAAGCTTCAGAGAGGGGCTTGTCGTTATTCTTCTTCATCACGACTTTCGTCGGTCGCCTGTTGATCGTTGGGACGTAGGACTGAGAGATAATTTCAATGTCTTTCTTATCAGTTTCGTTCTTAGGCATGGAGTCAGACACATTATCGATGATGGGCCTGCGCGTAGTTGGTTCTATCTTgtcgtgcggcggcggcgcgtctGCGATGCTGTCTGTATCTTCGCCCTCTATTTCTACCACCTTCTGCTTATTAACTGGAAGCTGACTCTTAGTTTTCAAAGGGATTTCGGTGATGGAATTAAGATTAAAGTTACTATTTTTGCTCTTGTATCCAGCATTGACTGGCATCAGTTCCTCTGAGTCGGAGAAGCTGTTAGTAGTGGTGGTTCGGATCATGGTGCTCGGCTCGTCGGTGTGGACGCTGATGGAAGCCACGTCTCCCACCAAGTCTCGTAGGTCAGTCAGTACATTACCCTGTTTTCTATGCGATGAGTCAATAATGGCTGCATTCTTAACTTTTTGCGTCGGAGACATTTTAATAACTTCTACAGAATCAGTACTACTTTCTGAAGATCCGAATGAAAGAACAAATTCCGTAGTTTCTATATTCTCAAACGAGTTACTTCCTAGGGTAGAAGGAGTGGTCGGAGTCATCTTAGCGACGGTAACCTTCTCGGTCTCAGTTGTTGCCTTGGCTGTTGTTATTTCAACTATAAATGGAGTTTCAGTTGAAGGGCTTTTGTCTTTTAAGGCGCTTTCAGAGGAGTCATGAGGGTTTTGGTCACTGGTCTCAATCGGCAATGAGCTGAACTCAGTTTGGGCAGTGATCTCGGTCGGAATATTGGATTTAGTAACAGTAACCGTAGTTAATTCTTCTGGTGCTCTCGCTGTGCTGGTGATTATTTCTGAAGCATCTGGTATTCTCTGAGTAGTTTGAGTAGTTGTATCGAAGGGAGGGTTCGTGACCTCACTAGACCTGGGTACAACTATATTTTTGAATGTTGAAAGTGGTGAAACGGTAGTCTCATCTACGATTTTAAATGCTGGTTCAGTTGTAGTAGAGGTTACAGCTTGAGTAATTGCTGGTTGACTTGTAGAAGATGTCACAGTCTGAGTAGATTGAGTAGTATCAAAACGAGTATTTGTTACTTCGCCAGACCTAGGTATAATTATCTCCTTTGAAATAGTAGCAGCAGCAGTGTCGTCTATTATTTCACTTACTGGTCTTTTGGTAGTGAAGGTAAAAGTTTGAGTATTTTGAGTGGCATCAATCGAAGTGGTCGCTACCTCACTAGATCTaagtagatatttattttttaatactttttgagGAGTAGCAGTGGTCTCATCTAGTTTTATTACTGGACCAGTAGTAGTCGACGTGACACTTTGAGTAGAATCAAAGGATGCCTTCGTTTCTTCATTATACTTTGGTATGAATGTCTCCTTTACGATCTGTGAATCAGCTGTTGTCTCATCTACTAACTTAGTTCTAGTAGTAGTTGAAGTAGCGATATAAAGAGGTTCCTCGAAAGCTGTCACTGACTCTTCAGGGTCGTCTAATTCACCACTGATATCTTCTGGCACTGAGGATGGTACATTCAATATTTCAGGTGGAATTTCTGACCAAGGATTAAGCATCGGACTTCCTTTTATTAAGGATTCACTTTGCGGTGTAGTTGATGTTAATACATATGCTGTTGTTTCAACTTTTGGAGTTTTCGTAGTTATGGTGCTTGTTTCAATCGCTGGTTTTTCAGTGGTTGTAGTAGTGGTAGAAGTGTCTAATATATACCTCACTGTAGTTGTGGGAGTGTCTTTCGGTACAGACATCGTGGAAGTAGGTGGTAGTGTACTAGCTACATGTTGTTCTCCGTGCACGTTTGCGTGATCGCTATCTGCATTCTGTTCAGATATTTCGTCTTCATGAGTTCCGACTGGGGATAAGTCATCAGGAATCGGAGGGAAAGCAGGGTTGTGATCGAAAAGGGAAGTGTCCTCTTCTTCAATGATAGCAACTTTGGTTGTGCTGGCTGCTGGAACAGTATCAGATGTAATCGGAGGCACTCCCATACTAGCAATAATCGTGGGGATATGCGATGGATAAATTTCGCTGTTGATAGAATCCTGCGTCGACAGGCTAATTTTTGATGGAAGCAAATCCTCTGTATTCTTAGCCTCAATGATCTTTTCCACTGGTTTCGAAGGCTGTTCTGTAGGGAGTGGTGAAATTAGTTCAATGGAAACAGATTCCTTCGATTTGGATAATAGTTCAGTGCTGCTGGTCACGGTTTTGTCCGGAATGGCTTCCCGTGGAATGAGTGGTGATTTAGATGAGGGGTATTCTGGCACCTCAATGCTTGGCGAGGGCAGAATCTCCTTAATCTTTACGTCGGTGATGACAGGGATCTCTGACACTGGCGTGATTTCTTTAATAGTGATTTCCTGCTTGATGTTTTCTTTCGGAGGAGCTGGAGCAGCGTTAGAGGTGTCAGTCGTGGTCATGCTTGAAACCGATGGTAATAGTCCAGGGATAGCAGTGACTcctgaaaggaaaaaaataacgGGATAAAACAACGGAGAAAGCCTTGGTTGATTGGAAACTTCTTGAGTGAATTAATCATCTGGGTATatggaaaaaacaaaattagctCTAATCTACCTCATATATCTTATGAACCATAACAACCTAATCTTATATTTCTACTCACGGACGACTACTAACTTTCAAGGATAAAACCAAAAAAGCCGCCAATTACTACgtgatattttaatgtttatttgggcACAAAAGGTACATGTTTCTTATACTGGCaatattaaattcataaaaaccAATTTCCACTACTTAATGGCTCATTGAaggaaaacaaaaataatacatgtaAATAGAGTCTGTTTTATTAGTACAAAGTTGTTTACCTCTGAGCGGGCAGTTGTCATACTCTGGACAGCACCGACCAGGGACGAGCCTCGGCTGGCAGTCATCTCGGAGGAAGCACGCGATGCGGCGGCACACCACCTCCCCACCCTGGCAGTAGCACACGCGGCATGGATCCTCAGGGTCCACCAGCTTCTCCCCGTTGCCGTACACGCGGCCCTCTTGCTCGCATTCTGGGAAACGCCGGCGATATCGTGATTATTGAGGTTCTGTATTTTGTTTCTCGTCCAGGGGACTAGATTTTCTGTGAtttgtaattctatttttatcTAGATTACTGAGGAAGTTGAACTAGTTTTTGCACTATACTACTTAGTCACAAGCTTTTTCTCTAGCGTATCTTAATGAATAATAGAGAGTTTTTAAGAGAGTCGAAATTACCTCACTGGGCATAATAAAGCCTAAGGCAGGTTTACTTACTTTCCTTTCATTGATTTTACTTTGAAATTGTAAAACAAAGTATATCTTTAACTCAGATAAACACatctgtaggtacctactttcgTTCCACCAGCTTGCATCAGCAGCTAAATATTACATCATCGACCTCAATTATTATcgtttttaaactatttttttatgatataagaggcaaatgagcagacgagTCGTCTGATGGTAAATAATTACCGTCGCCCaaggacacccgcaacaccagaggggttgtaagtacgTTGCCGGCCTTGAACTACTTATAATCCAATCGAGTTAACATAAATTACGGTCGCTGTCATGACGTAGACAAAGCAAAAGTGCCAAACATTAAGAAGCAATACCAGCTAAGCTCcctctcagatttgagaattttaggtaaatatctccgtcgcgatAACGGGGGTGGCTCCTCAAATTAGTAccataaggacaactgcagcttaggtgAAAAATCTTGCTTAATAATCTGAgtaatcgaggtttcgttcccgacattttcctcctccaaaacaaCCAatcgtaacaaaattttgggaaCAGAATGAGAAAGcaattatctgtgtctgaccgttttgatttttgtgtttattgtcGCCGATTTTGTATCTAGGCGTCTAATTACGACTCATTCATTTGACCGTTTTAgcgcttttaaaaaaaaatacctagttCTTGCAAAATCtctactggtaatattgaattcatataaaatatttatctagGGCCAAAAcccagagaagaaaatgtcgagaacgttcgTATGGAAACATTACCACCCATATTTCTTCTTAAAGGCTATTACAGTCGCGAACGTCCAGCTGAGCGGAGCCATTGGCGGGGCGTGAAGCGTGCCGTCAAGCCTCAAAGGGATTTGAGCTGTTTGCACTAAAACCGCTTGCAAACTTCCAACACCAATACTCACCACACTGATCTGACACACGGAAGACTAATAGACTCACAGCAATGATCATGTCGGTGCAGCGCCTTGCAACCTGGACGCGGCTCGCAGCGGCAGCGCTCCTGCGCGCACTGCTGCAGTGTGCAGTGCAGCACTCGCGTGCCATCGGGCCGTGAACGTGTCACCCAGCTTATAGACTACAGGTTGGAATACCAATACTAACCACACTGATACGTAGGACAGCAATGATCAGGTCGATGCAACGCCTTGCAGCCTGGACGCGGTTCGCAGCGCTCCTGCGCACATTGCACGTTGCCCGCGGCGCACGCACAGCGCTCGCACGGCGTCGCACCCGTGAACGTATCACCCGACATGTACACTACGTCGCCGAGAACGCAGCTCCCTGAAATACCGAGAATGCACGATCAGGTTGAGTTGCAGAACGGTTAAAGAAAAGTAATTGTCTCGAAACTAAGGACGACGCACTCCGCGACCAAATTATTGATCAACATAACTCTAACTAGGGAATTAGGGTACACGTTCTGCGTTGATAAGAAATCACAGCGTCATAAAAAGGATACTAAAGACGGTCAGTCTGCAAGACcccattattttttaatgacaaTGTGACGTTCATGGTTGTGTAGTCAAATTACTgggggtctagccaagatgaaaatcgttCGCAGAGAAACCAAACGCTATCAGTCCCCCTGTAGAGTCTAGAGCTCTATTTAAGTCAAGTCAAAACATTCTTCATCGCTACTACTACAAACACAATAAACTACTAAACACACTCGGATGACTCGAATAGTCATTCAATTGTTATAGAAATGTATCCCGTTATTTGTTTACTGGTACTcctatttttctttttcttcataGGGAATATTAATGATACGTATCcttcataatatttaaaaatatatatatatattctcaAAATCAAACTGTGACAGGACTCAGTCAAGCTGTACTTTGGCTAAAACAGTATTtcctaataaatatattttcttgtaaaaaaaaacccgcTCACCTTCCTTCAATCCGACGTCTTCACTGGTCACATTTGGAAGCGGCCCCAGCGGACCTGCAACAACAAAAGCATTCGTCAGCCATTGCCCTAAATACCTCCGGGATTACCCCAACCCCCCAACCTCGGCCAATCGGGCTGATGGAAGGCTTATCCTGTGTAGTTGATTCCCCAACCAAGAGCGAGCGCGGGGACCAGAATGACATGATCTCCATATTCATAACCAGATATCGGAATATTGGGACATAATTTAATGACATATATCGATATAGGTCCCTCTctgtcattaaatatttacctcAAAATTCCGATGTATATTCAAAACGGCCTTAAATCAATGGCAATCGTCAATGTGATGATACGTTCGACATCCCTGAGAACATCAGTCACGATGGAATCAAcgtaaccgacttcaaaaatatGCGGAAATTATCAATTCGACCGTATTGCTTTAGTGTGCTACCTCAGAACTCCATTATTTCAGAACCGATACCATAATACCATATTGATAATTCCGATCAAATAAATGCGCCCGTTTTTGGTTTTCTAAACTTCATCGATTATGCCaaacataaaaacaataaaaatatagatgGATAAAGCAAAACAATAAAACACGATTAATTACATAGCGAAACAATCAATAAGTTGTTTCAATTGAGCGTCAATCAAAAGTTCTGACAAGAAATCGTCAATCGCATATAATCGTCTCAAAGCCACCTTATACATTGGTTCATGTGAAACGACTCGCCCTAAGCGATTGGGAGAATATCCCCGAGCCTCCAATTTGCATTGGATTTAATCAAATGCCTAAACGGTTGGCGTTGATTGAACTCATTAGCGCCATTAGACCTTTTTTGCGAGCTTTGCCAGCTTTAGAAAATGGGCCTCAAGCGGCTAATGCGAAAAGTTTTAGCAATTTAAAACAGCCCTAAAAGAtcgaagaaaaaataaaagtatacttGGTAGTATACTAGTAGGTACATTTTAGCTTTGCAATCTTGTAATAATATGTTTTCAGTAGGTACTTAAGGAAACCTAGATATAACTGGAATAAAGCTCATTATACGTAATGAGCAATTATTAACTCCTTTAATCTTTTGTTCAATacagaaataatacaatactatACTATAGTCTTCGCAAACAAATAATTACGCTTTCTACTCCGCttgtatatttacataataaacatttacatatCTATGGACGTAAAATAAgcaactacatttttttacactcACAAGTTAACGTCTAGATATAACTGGTATTAAGCCGCTCATACGAGCTAATGATCATATATAACTCTTTCAACCCTTTGTTCACAATACAGATATATTGCAATTCAATACTTATATTTCATTCAATAACATGAATAGTAATACTTTACCACTCTGCTTAGTAAACATTCATATTATTCCATAAAAGTACAATGATCAATTACAATGATATACTCCCAAGTTATCGTCTACGGCATGTCTGTTTCAACTTTCAATACCGCGCAATAAAATTTCTAAAGATGTCTATGACCTTACGATTACTATAATAATAGCAAAAACAGCTGCAAGCTTCACGCGCATCGCAAATAATATTACAACAACACAAAGACCTTCAGCCTAGTTTCGATGTTTTATTGTATTGATTATATCAACAATTAACAGTGATTTTCCAGTTTTAACATTGGAACTTTTCATGTCATAAACTAGAAAGTACAAGTTCTAATGTTTAGCTCCTTAAAAGCGACCCACGCCCCGGGTCTAGGCCGAACGGTCCGAATCTAGGCCGAGACGTCCGACACTTA is a genomic window containing:
- the LOC133521030 gene encoding mucin-2-like, whose product is MRGDRVMAPCLGAILTVISLVALSNAGPLGPLPNVTSEDVGLKEGSCVLGDVVYMSGDTFTGATPCERCACAAGNVQCAQERCEPRPGCKALHRPDHCCPTYQCECEQEGRVYGNGEKLVDPEDPCRVCYCQGGEVVCRRIACFLRDDCQPRLVPGRCCPEYDNCPLRGVTAIPGLLPSVSSMTTTDTSNAAPAPPKENIKQEITIKEITPVSEIPVITDVKIKEILPSPSIEVPEYPSSKSPLIPREAIPDKTVTSSTELLSKSKESVSIELISPLPTEQPSKPVEKIIEAKNTEDLLPSKISLSTQDSINSEIYPSHIPTIIASMGVPPITSDTVPAASTTKVAIIEEEDTSLFDHNPAFPPIPDDLSPVGTHEDEISEQNADSDHANVHGEQHVASTLPPTSTMSVPKDTPTTTVRYILDTSTTTTTTEKPAIETSTITTKTPKVETTAYVLTSTTPQSESLIKGSPMLNPWSEIPPEILNVPSSVPEDISGELDDPEESVTAFEEPLYIATSTTTRTKLVDETTADSQIVKETFIPKYNEETKASFDSTQSVTSTTTGPVIKLDETTATPQKVLKNKYLLRSSEVATTSIDATQNTQTFTFTTKRPVSEIIDDTAAATISKEIIIPRSGEVTNTRFDTTQSTQTVTSSTSQPAITQAVTSTTTEPAFKIVDETTVSPLSTFKNIVVPRSSEVTNPPFDTTTQTTQRIPDASEIITSTARAPEELTTVTVTKSNIPTEITAQTEFSSLPIETSDQNPHDSSESALKDKSPSTETPFIVEITTAKATTETEKVTVAKMTPTTPSTLGSNSFENIETTEFVLSFGSSESSTDSVEVIKMSPTQKVKNAAIIDSSHRKQGNVLTDLRDLVGDVASISVHTDEPSTMIRTTTTNSFSDSEELMPVNAGYKSKNSNFNLNSITEIPLKTKSQLPVNKQKVVEIEGEDTDSIADAPPPHDKIEPTTRRPIIDNVSDSMPKNETDKKDIEIISQSYVPTINRRPTKVVMKKNNDKPLSEASTEQTIATASTYVVTSSGETTPSPVVITEGALSSEESTTTADSTLGPDPSTYAAQ